Proteins from a genomic interval of Campylobacter concisus:
- a CDS encoding redoxin family protein — translation MIKVPTSIYLNTLDGKEFDFSAFARTHDCVIFIYPKIGEDFSLLSEQLQNTAGMKGCTKQAINYKKFLKDFNDLGFMVVAISSQDIAAQKKFQEETSTGVMFLNDSEFMLERALELPVFSASNGHKFYFRQTLIIKDGKIRRAYIVDDPENDAKNMLEKIKEKDY, via the coding sequence ATGATAAAAGTGCCTACAAGTATATATTTAAATACCTTAGACGGTAAGGAATTTGATTTTTCTGCCTTTGCAAGGACACACGACTGCGTTATTTTTATCTATCCAAAGATAGGCGAGGACTTTAGTCTTTTAAGCGAGCAACTGCAAAATACTGCGGGCATGAAGGGCTGCACCAAACAAGCGATAAACTACAAAAAATTTTTAAAAGACTTTAACGATCTTGGTTTTATGGTAGTGGCCATTAGCTCACAAGATATCGCAGCTCAAAAGAAATTTCAAGAAGAGACTTCAACTGGAGTCATGTTTTTAAATGATAGTGAGTTTATGCTTGAGAGGGCGCTTGAACTTCCAGTTTTTTCTGCATCAAATGGACATAAATTTTACTTTAGGCAAACACTCATCATAAAAGATGGCAAGATAAGGCGCGCATATATAGTGGATGATCCTGAGAATGATGCTAAAAATATGCTAGAAAAAATCAAAGAAAAAGACTACTAG
- a CDS encoding efflux RND transporter permease subunit: MRQILKFIIAKNKLIIALILALSVVFGYLSTKLSVDASAETLLLEHDPDLKAYREIAKRYDAPGFLVVAFTPKDDLFSPKNLELIKNLGDKLAKNDMVNSVISIINIPLLNSVKGGITGILDHTPTLQDKDINISKAKLEFAKSPIYSGNLISKDLKTTAIALNLKQDEKFNELVNERNLLSQKESNGTITQAERLKLEALAYEFKAYRDELRKSDHENLEAIKATIAKFNANDELFLGGANMIADDMISFIKSDLLVYGLSVLALLSFSLWLFFRQVRWIVLPMFICAISAIFTTGIFGIFDWEVTVISSNYIALQLIITISTVIHLVVSYREFYAKHPKYSQNQLIYLTLRDKLSPSFWAIFTTVIGFSSLMSADIKPVIMLGIMMSTGISVSLVLAFLLFGAINVNLNKLAPIRTFENSFKFTKYCANLALNSRKIIYVVCALVVCFGIYGISKIKVENSFIGYFKESTEIRQGMQVIDTKLGGTIPVDVIVKFKEQKQDKNTEQDEFENEFESNAKDAKYWFNSYHTRVAEKIHDYLNEQKFVGHVSSLATLIKAIKELNNGTSDDFLLAAMYEKLPQNYKNILLSPYVSVEDDELRFSIRIVDSNSELRRNLFLKELREGLAQLTKNDNVSIEVAGMMVLYNNMLQNLLSSQVDTFGLTVAILFVIFCFIFRSIKLATIAIVSNLIPLCTLFGVMGFFGIPLDVMSITIAAISIGIGVDDIIHYIHRFKEEMLTKSVFESIKVAHASIGYAMYYTSFTIFLGFSVMITSNFIPTIYFGLLTDLVMVFMLLGALIILPSLIASFVKKCDI; encoded by the coding sequence ATGCGACAAATTTTAAAATTTATCATTGCTAAAAACAAGCTTATTATTGCTCTAATTTTAGCTTTAAGCGTAGTTTTTGGCTATCTTAGCACCAAGCTTAGCGTTGATGCGTCAGCTGAAACGCTACTGCTTGAGCATGATCCTGACTTAAAAGCTTATAGAGAGATAGCCAAACGCTACGATGCACCTGGATTTTTAGTGGTTGCTTTTACTCCAAAAGATGATCTTTTTTCACCTAAAAATTTAGAACTTATCAAAAATTTAGGCGATAAACTAGCTAAAAACGATATGGTAAATAGCGTCATCTCTATAATAAATATTCCGCTTTTAAATAGTGTAAAAGGCGGGATTACTGGTATCTTAGATCATACTCCAACGCTGCAAGATAAAGATATAAATATTTCAAAAGCAAAGCTTGAGTTTGCCAAAAGCCCGATTTACAGTGGAAATTTGATAAGCAAAGATCTAAAAACCACAGCGATTGCTCTAAATTTAAAACAAGATGAGAAATTTAACGAGCTTGTAAATGAGAGAAATTTACTTAGTCAAAAAGAGTCAAACGGTACTATCACACAAGCTGAGCGACTTAAGCTAGAGGCTCTTGCCTATGAGTTTAAAGCCTACCGAGATGAGCTTAGAAAGAGCGATCACGAAAACCTTGAGGCTATAAAAGCAACCATAGCTAAATTTAACGCAAATGACGAGCTATTCTTAGGCGGTGCAAATATGATCGCTGATGATATGATAAGCTTTATAAAGAGCGATCTTTTGGTCTATGGCTTAAGCGTACTTGCTCTTCTTAGCTTTAGTTTGTGGCTATTTTTCAGACAGGTTAGATGGATAGTTTTGCCGATGTTTATATGTGCCATAAGTGCCATTTTTACGACCGGAATTTTTGGCATATTTGACTGGGAAGTGACGGTCATTAGCTCAAACTACATCGCACTTCAGCTCATCATTACCATTTCAACTGTGATTCATCTTGTCGTTAGTTATAGAGAATTTTACGCAAAGCATCCAAAATATAGCCAAAATCAGCTAATTTATCTAACGCTTCGTGATAAATTATCTCCATCTTTTTGGGCGATATTTACCACGGTTATTGGCTTTAGCTCGCTTATGAGTGCTGACATAAAGCCAGTTATCATGCTTGGCATTATGATGAGCACTGGCATTAGCGTTTCGCTTGTGCTTGCGTTTTTGCTATTTGGTGCGATAAATGTAAATTTAAATAAATTAGCTCCTATTAGAACCTTTGAAAATAGCTTTAAATTTACAAAATACTGCGCAAATTTAGCCTTAAACTCAAGAAAGATTATCTACGTAGTTTGCGCTCTAGTTGTCTGTTTTGGCATTTATGGTATCAGCAAGATAAAGGTTGAAAATAGCTTCATTGGCTACTTTAAAGAAAGCACAGAAATTCGCCAAGGAATGCAAGTTATTGATACCAAACTTGGTGGCACGATACCAGTTGATGTGATAGTGAAATTTAAAGAGCAAAAACAAGATAAAAATACTGAGCAAGATGAGTTTGAAAATGAGTTTGAAAGCAATGCCAAGGATGCGAAATACTGGTTTAATAGCTATCACACAAGGGTTGCTGAGAAGATTCACGACTATTTAAACGAGCAAAAATTTGTCGGACATGTAAGCTCGTTAGCAACCCTTATAAAAGCCATAAAAGAGCTAAATAACGGCACGAGTGATGATTTTTTATTAGCTGCAATGTATGAGAAATTACCACAAAATTATAAAAATATCTTATTAAGTCCTTATGTAAGCGTTGAAGATGATGAGCTTAGATTTAGCATAAGGATCGTCGATAGCAACTCCGAGCTTAGACGAAATTTATTTCTAAAAGAGCTTAGAGAAGGGCTAGCACAGCTTACTAAAAATGACAATGTAAGCATAGAAGTTGCCGGCATGATGGTACTTTATAACAATATGCTTCAAAATTTACTTAGCTCGCAAGTTGATACTTTTGGACTAACTGTCGCTATACTTTTTGTCATATTTTGCTTTATTTTTAGAAGCATAAAGCTAGCAACCATTGCGATAGTTTCAAATTTAATCCCGCTTTGCACACTCTTTGGCGTGATGGGATTTTTTGGCATTCCGCTTGATGTGATGAGTATAACGATCGCAGCCATTAGTATTGGTATTGGCGTTGATGATATCATTCACTATATCCACCGCTTTAAAGAAGAAATGCTTACAAAAAGCGTTTTTGAGAGCATTAAAGTCGCGCATGCAAGCATCGGATATGCGATGTATTACACATCGTTCACCATTTTTCTTGGCTTTAGTGTGATGATAACTAGCAATTTTATTCCAACTATATATTTTGGCTTACTAACCGATCTTGTTATGGTATTTATGCTTCTTGGCGCACTAATCATCTTGCCAAGCCTAATAGCAAGCTTTGTAAAAAAGTGCGATATTTAA
- a CDS encoding sulfate/molybdate ABC transporter ATP-binding protein encodes MIEIFCKKELNGGDGKFMLEADLSFKNGDFVALYGASGGGKTTILRLIAGFEAPQSGFIRVGDKVFFDEKTNLAPQKRNIGFLFQDYALFENMNVFKNLLFAKNDLNLANKLLDICGLTSLKNAKISTLSGGQKQRVALARAVMRKPEILLLDEPLSALDNAMREKLQDYLLALHDEFKMSIILVSHDIAEIYKLCNKVFVLENGKISRSGSASEIFLKSAGSQKFAFNAKILEIKKRDAIYVANVLINRQICEVVLSSSEAINLKAGDMVVVSTKAFSVNLEKA; translated from the coding sequence ATGATAGAAATTTTTTGCAAAAAAGAGCTAAATGGTGGCGACGGCAAATTTATGCTTGAGGCAGACCTTAGCTTTAAAAATGGCGATTTTGTCGCACTTTACGGAGCAAGCGGTGGCGGAAAGACTACTATTTTACGCTTGATCGCTGGTTTTGAAGCACCACAAAGTGGCTTCATAAGAGTTGGGGATAAAGTTTTCTTTGATGAAAAGACAAATTTGGCTCCACAAAAGCGAAATATCGGCTTTTTATTTCAAGACTACGCACTTTTTGAAAATATGAATGTCTTTAAAAATTTACTCTTTGCAAAAAATGATCTAAATCTGGCGAACAAGCTTCTTGATATTTGTGGCCTAACAAGTCTAAAAAATGCAAAAATTAGCACTCTTTCTGGCGGTCAAAAGCAACGTGTTGCTTTAGCTCGCGCGGTTATGAGAAAGCCTGAAATTTTACTACTTGATGAGCCGTTAAGTGCGCTTGATAATGCCATGCGTGAGAAACTTCAAGACTATTTACTAGCACTTCATGATGAGTTTAAGATGAGCATTATTTTAGTAAGCCATGATATCGCTGAAATTTATAAGCTTTGCAATAAAGTCTTTGTCCTTGAAAATGGAAAAATTTCAAGATCAGGTAGCGCAAGTGAGATATTTTTAAAGAGTGCAGGATCGCAGAAATTTGCCTTTAATGCTAAAATTTTAGAGATAAAAAAACGTGATGCTATTTACGTGGCAAATGTATTAATAAACCGCCAAATTTGTGAAGTGGTGCTAAGTAGCAGCGAAGCAATCAATTTAAAAGCAGGCGATATGGTAGTAGTTAGCACAAAAGCGTTTAGCGTAAATTTGGAAAAAGCATGA
- a CDS encoding TOBE domain-containing protein yields MIKAKIVRILAKDDVSLFELKGLNLEANLFMLVLNEASKFALNDEIGLGFKSSDVVLAKNKLDTSSLENELKCVIEAINFGEILSVISLKCGEIYFEAIISNHALKTMNVGENDEVFAYIKSTSIHISTQK; encoded by the coding sequence ATGATAAAAGCAAAGATCGTTAGGATTTTAGCCAAAGATGATGTCAGCTTATTTGAGCTAAAGGGTCTAAATTTAGAGGCAAATTTATTTATGCTAGTCTTAAACGAGGCTAGTAAATTTGCCTTAAATGATGAGATTGGCTTAGGTTTTAAAAGCTCGGATGTCGTCTTGGCAAAAAATAAACTTGACACTAGCTCGCTTGAAAACGAGCTAAAGTGCGTGATTGAAGCTATAAATTTTGGTGAAATTTTAAGTGTTATTAGCTTAAAGTGTGGCGAAATTTACTTCGAAGCTATTATCTCAAATCACGCATTAAAAACCATGAACGTAGGTGAAAACGATGAAGTCTTTGCCTATATAAAATCTACTAGTATTCATATAAGTACTCAAAAATGA
- the modA gene encoding molybdate ABC transporter substrate-binding protein, which translates to MRKVFKFLCAAALLVINAFGAEVNVYAAANTTYAFPELIKEFNKLYPDAKINLTLGASGGLVTQIQNSAPADIFMAADMGFAQKAYDTGFSSTEPKVYAQGAVAIFSIRDVDFKKGIEVVRGLKAISIANPQTAPYGKASIEALKNAKLYDEVEKNIVYAQKISETLSQALSASDVGFIAASALFDEKMSKYKEGVNYILVPQELYTPIDQGIVLLKRAENNADAKAFYEFILGDKSREIFKKFGYNVPAK; encoded by the coding sequence ATGAGAAAAGTTTTTAAATTTTTATGTGCGGCAGCTTTGCTTGTCATAAACGCATTTGGCGCTGAAGTAAATGTATATGCTGCAGCAAACACAACATACGCATTTCCAGAGCTTATAAAAGAGTTTAACAAGCTTTATCCAGATGCTAAAATCAACTTAACCCTTGGTGCAAGTGGCGGTCTTGTTACGCAGATACAAAATTCAGCCCCAGCCGATATATTCATGGCTGCTGATATGGGCTTTGCACAAAAAGCTTATGACACAGGTTTTTCAAGCACCGAACCAAAAGTTTATGCACAAGGTGCTGTGGCTATTTTTTCTATTAGAGATGTTGATTTTAAAAAAGGCATCGAAGTTGTTCGTGGTTTAAAGGCGATTTCTATTGCAAATCCACAAACAGCACCATACGGTAAGGCTAGCATAGAAGCACTCAAAAATGCAAAACTTTATGACGAAGTAGAAAAAAATATCGTTTATGCTCAAAAAATTTCTGAGACTCTATCTCAGGCGTTAAGCGCTTCTGACGTAGGTTTTATCGCTGCTAGTGCACTTTTTGATGAGAAAATGTCAAAATACAAAGAGGGCGTTAATTACATCCTTGTTCCACAAGAGCTATACACTCCGATCGATCAAGGCATCGTACTCTTAAAACGTGCTGAAAATAATGCTGATGCGAAGGCATTTTATGAGTTTATCTTGGGTGATAAATCAAGAGAAATTTTTAAGAAATTTGGCTATAACGTTCCTGCTAAATGA
- a CDS encoding ABC transporter substrate-binding protein yields MKILKILTMILLFTTSLFAISKEQIKPEVEMKTTKVIEILKDTNLDNNAKTKEIFALLDPFFDYKQMAKISLGKRYNSLSGDEQVKFDAAFEQKLKSSYIDKLLGYKDQEIHITGESEPQKNRYWLTSELTNDGKSYEFVYKFYDAKERGWLIYDLDIVGVSIIQTYRSQFGDVLNNADFNTLLQKLNEAVLPDQNKTNP; encoded by the coding sequence ATGAAAATTTTAAAAATTCTAACTATGATTTTACTTTTTACAACTAGCCTTTTTGCTATTTCAAAAGAGCAGATCAAACCTGAAGTAGAGATGAAAACAACAAAGGTTATTGAAATTTTAAAAGATACAAATTTAGACAATAATGCAAAGACAAAAGAAATTTTTGCTCTTCTTGATCCATTTTTTGACTATAAACAAATGGCAAAGATTAGCCTTGGTAAACGTTACAACAGCCTAAGTGGCGATGAGCAGGTTAAGTTTGACGCAGCATTTGAGCAAAAACTAAAAAGCTCATACATAGATAAACTTTTAGGATACAAAGATCAAGAGATACATATAACTGGCGAGAGCGAACCTCAAAAAAATAGATACTGGCTAACATCTGAGCTGACAAATGATGGCAAGAGCTACGAATTTGTCTATAAATTTTATGACGCTAAAGAGCGTGGTTGGCTCATTTACGATCTTGATATCGTTGGTGTAAGCATCATTCAAACATACAGAAGTCAGTTTGGCGATGTGCTAAATAACGCTGATTTCAATACTCTTTTACAAAAGCTAAACGAAGCTGTTTTGCCTGATCAAAATAAAACTAACCCTTAA
- a CDS encoding VacJ family lipoprotein encodes MKFLLSIFFSLLLACANTDINTNSESDEFDVEFEARKDVFDPLSGYNRMMTHANDFIYVNMLTPVAKGYAYVVPKTARTMVSNFFDNLLFPVRFVNNLLQFKFQNAGEETLRFLANTIIGFGGLTDGAKYYNLKAHDEDFGQTLGYWGLGSGFHIVWPLIGPSNLRDTGGMVGDYFADPISYVDPILLSTGIKSYRAFNSFSQDPTAYEKLRKDAIDLYPFLRDAYEQRRDKLIKE; translated from the coding sequence ATGAAATTTTTGCTTTCTATCTTTTTTAGTTTGCTTTTAGCCTGTGCTAATACTGACATAAATACGAATAGCGAAAGCGACGAATTTGATGTTGAATTTGAAGCAAGAAAAGATGTTTTTGACCCTCTTAGTGGCTACAATAGAATGATGACACATGCAAATGACTTTATCTATGTAAATATGCTAACTCCAGTGGCAAAAGGCTACGCCTATGTTGTGCCAAAAACGGCTAGAACAATGGTTTCAAATTTCTTTGACAATCTGCTTTTCCCAGTTCGCTTTGTAAATAACTTACTTCAGTTTAAATTTCAAAATGCTGGTGAAGAGACATTAAGATTTTTAGCAAATACGATAATAGGCTTTGGCGGACTAACAGACGGAGCAAAATACTACAATCTCAAAGCTCACGATGAAGATTTTGGACAAACGCTTGGATATTGGGGGCTTGGCAGCGGTTTTCATATAGTCTGGCCACTTATTGGACCATCAAATTTAAGAGATACTGGTGGTATGGTCGGAGATTATTTTGCTGATCCTATTAGCTACGTTGATCCTATACTTTTATCAACTGGTATCAAGTCATATAGAGCGTTTAATAGCTTTTCACAAGATCCAACAGCTTATGAAAAACTAAGAAAAGATGCTATTGATCTTTATCCATTTTTACGCGATGCTTACGAGCAAAGACGCGACAAGCTTATCAAGGAGTAA
- a CDS encoding TOBE domain-containing protein, which translates to MKADINLELFLGEDTQVLAKHITLLKAIKETKSITKAAELVGISYKNAWDCLDTINNKSSKPLIIRADGNKKNSGSELSEYANKLIKIYDAILETQKDFLQKICQKVDFEDVDIINLQRMNMNLSARNQLSCEIIGINRGAVNSQIVAKLSNGCTLESNITVESEKNLGLKVGQKVIYIFKAPAVILAKDLDIKISTKNQLKGEVIEAKIGAVNAEITLKLSDEQTLTAIITKDSAIQMKIGVGDTLLAIVKSSQIIIGV; encoded by the coding sequence TTGAAAGCAGATATAAATTTAGAACTATTTTTAGGCGAAGATACACAGGTTTTAGCTAAACATATTACATTATTAAAGGCTATAAAAGAGACAAAGAGTATCACAAAAGCGGCAGAATTGGTTGGCATATCATACAAAAATGCTTGGGACTGCCTTGATACGATAAATAACAAAAGTAGCAAGCCGCTTATTATTAGAGCTGATGGAAATAAGAAAAATAGTGGCTCTGAGCTAAGTGAGTATGCTAATAAACTGATAAAAATTTATGATGCCATTCTTGAGACCCAAAAGGATTTTTTACAAAAAATTTGTCAAAAAGTAGATTTTGAGGATGTAGATATTATAAATCTTCAAAGAATGAATATGAACTTAAGTGCCAGAAATCAGCTCTCATGTGAGATTATTGGCATAAACCGCGGTGCGGTAAATTCTCAAATAGTTGCAAAACTAAGTAATGGCTGCACGCTTGAGTCAAACATCACGGTTGAAAGTGAGAAAAATTTAGGCCTAAAAGTTGGACAAAAAGTTATTTATATTTTTAAAGCTCCAGCTGTTATTTTGGCTAAGGATCTAGATATAAAAATAAGCACAAAAAATCAATTAAAAGGCGAAGTGATCGAAGCAAAGATAGGTGCTGTAAATGCTGAAATCACTTTAAAATTAAGTGATGAGCAGACTTTAACTGCCATCATCACAAAAGATAGTGCTATCCAGATGAAAATAGGTGTTGGCGATACACTTTTAGCAATAGTAAAATCATCTCAAATCATTATAGGAGTTTAA
- the modB gene encoding molybdate ABC transporter permease subunit, with protein sequence MIDELKNIDYEPFWLSLKLSFTTTFILFFACIALAYFMSQKKFFGKSFLESIISLPLVLPPSVLGFYLLIFLSPYSTFGKFIEEIFGVRLVFNFTGLVVASCIYSLPFMFGPIYAGLNSLKKSLFEASYSLGKNKLTTIFRVILPSIRSNLLTATVVSFAHTMGEFGVVLMIGGSVAGESKVASIAIFEAVEMLDYTKAHIYALLMLIISFFVLFVVYLLNSKKA encoded by the coding sequence ATGATAGACGAGCTTAAAAATATAGATTACGAGCCGTTTTGGCTCTCATTAAAACTATCTTTTACAACTACTTTTATCTTGTTCTTTGCCTGCATTGCACTTGCATATTTTATGTCGCAGAAAAAATTCTTTGGCAAATCATTTTTAGAGTCAATAATCTCACTGCCCTTGGTCTTGCCACCAAGTGTTCTTGGCTTTTATCTGCTCATTTTTCTTTCACCTTATTCCACCTTTGGTAAATTTATTGAAGAAATTTTTGGAGTTAGGCTTGTTTTTAACTTCACTGGTCTTGTTGTGGCAAGTTGTATCTATTCATTGCCATTTATGTTTGGTCCGATTTATGCTGGGCTAAATAGCCTAAAAAAGAGCCTTTTTGAAGCGAGCTATAGTCTTGGTAAAAATAAGCTCACGACTATTTTTAGGGTGATTTTGCCAAGTATAAGATCAAATTTATTAACAGCTACTGTCGTTAGTTTTGCTCACACTATGGGTGAGTTTGGTGTTGTTTTAATGATAGGTGGTAGTGTAGCTGGAGAGAGCAAGGTTGCGAGCATTGCGATATTTGAAGCAGTTGAAATGCTTGATTACACCAAGGCTCATATCTATGCACTTTTGATGTTAATAATTAGCTTTTTTGTCCTTTTCGTAGTTTATCTTTTAAATTCTAAAAAAGCTTAA